ATCTTAAGCCTTATCGATAAAATACAGTTTGAACTTGATCAGAGCCTGGATAAATACAGTAAAAAATTAATGGTATCAAACCTTGAACTTTTTCTGGATTATTGTACACGTTTTTATGATCGTCAATTTTTAACAAGAGAGAATGTCCACAAAGGAGCACTGGAGAAATTTGACATATTGTTAAGCGATTATTTTCTTTCGAACAAAGCTCAAAAAGAAGGCTTACCATCTGTGGGTTATTTTGCCAATCAGTTACATCTCTCTCCCAATTATTTTGGAGATCTCATAAAAAAAGAAACAGGGAAAAGTGCCTTAGATTATATACAATCAAAAATTATCGATATGGCCAAAGAGAAAATCTTTGACCCTGATAAATCCATAAGTGAAATTGCGTATGAACTGGGTTTTAAATATCCACAACATTTTTCCAGACTGTTCAAAAATAAAGTTGGTCACTCTCCTAACCAATACCGAAATTTGAATTAATAAGCGGAAAGTTTACTCTTCAATCCATCCCATTATCGTGTTGGCAACGAACCTCGGCTCAGGAGGTAAAGCGTAAATATCCTTTTCATAATTTTTGTTATAAGGTGAAATATTCATAACCTCTCCGTCGACGACCAATGTACTGCTGCCGCCAGGATCAAATCCCATGGCTTTATCCATTCCGTATTTTAAAAGAATATCAGCCATATCAAAGTGAGTCGCCCCTACAGATTCTCTTATTCTGCCATTTACCATAAGAACCATGAGTTTTCCTTCTCGGGTGATACCCACTGCTATTTTGGGCCCTCGCATATCTGTGAAATCCAATCTCGCAGCCTGTGTCCTGATTGAATTCGAAGTTTTCCAGCCTTCGTCTTCCATATCCAATACTTGGCTTCCGCCATCAATTAGCATAGGTCCTGCTTCTATGGCATACAAAATTTCGCTCCACCGAAAAGGATGGTTTTCGGGCTCCATTAGATCCATGTGTAATGCTTTCCCTTCTTCAAAAAAATCCTCAGAAAAAAGTTTGGAAGGAACAGAAAGGGTCATTCCAACCGGTATCACTTGAACATCTTCGTTTTCTTTAGTCTTTATAACCTCCTTTACAATATTGCCGGCTACTCTGATTATTACATTGCCTCTTCCTCGAATCTTTTCCTCAGGATATGACAAATCATAGTAGGAGGGTTCTGCTGTAGCGTGTTTATTATAGTTTGCTGAAGGAAACACAAGTTCATCGTCCTGACCAATTAACTTAAATCCAGCTTTACTGTTCACCTTTCGAATATCTACTTCGCCATTTTTATAAATGATAAAAGCCGGCTTATTAAAAAGTGGAGGGCAGAACACCTTATTGTCCATAACAAGAAGGCCCAAGGGAGAACCGATATAAGTTTCGGGCAAGCCCAGTTTACCCACCAGTTCAGGATTTAAAATATAACCTCCGTTCCAGGCTAATTCTATTTTATGCGGATTATTGTTTTTCTTTTTGTATTCCCTGACCAGTGCCGGGACATTTTTTGGTTTTTTTTCGGCTATATGAGCCGCAAACTTCCAGTTGTACTCTTTTGTGTCAACTTCGGCAAGAACCCCGCTCCATGGCAATCCATCTTTATATACGCCACCTGCGTATGAGGATCTTACCCTTTCGGTCTTGTGGCCTTCTTCTAACCCTTGCTTTAACTGAAACAAAAGCTGAGCCAAGGGAGTTCCGTTTTCAATCGCATCACTCGTGATTCTCTTCATGAGATCCTTTTCGCCTATCTTGTCTTTTAGTTCCTTGAAGAGGTCGCTCTTCAGCAGGGTTTCAAAATCTTTGGCCGTTTGAACAGGAGTGGGATAAGCCAGGGTTGTTCGGACCCCCGCTGGCACAAACTGAATAAAGCCACTGTTTTTCGGTATACCCATGATTTTAGCAGTCATTTCATGTATCACCTTACCAATATGAAAATGATCAATTTCTATGATGTCGGTCATCATGGCAGCGTGCTCACCATTGGTTATTATAAATCCACCTGATTCTTTGATCTGACGCAAAATCCTTATTGCATTTGCTCCCATCTGAGGAAAATGTACCCCTTCAGACCATTGCTTGGTCTCAACAATCTGAACCACACCAGTTTTGTACAATAAGCCTAATTCAGGCTCAGTGCCACTCTCTAAGTACTCTCTTATATTCGCACTTGAAAACCACTTGGTAATTCTGGGTTCATGTATGAAAATATAGACCTTCTCCAGATTCTTGCTTCTCTCCTCCAGAAGGTCCGAAGTCAGTTCCTCCTGAATACTAAGTTTAAGTTGCGCTCTAATGGGTTGCAAGACGAAATACTCTAACTCGTGTTTGATATAGCGACCGGGAAAATAGCCTTTAGGCACATTATTCTTCAGTTTGCTCGTCAGCATCTTTCTGTCGTCGATTCCTAAGAAATCACTATTGGTCAGTTGAAACAAAGCCAACTCCCAATCCGCAAAAAACTGAGGTGCCAAAGTGAGGTCGCTAAGATTTTTTGGCTTAAAGACATCATGGTAAATCATATTGACCAAACCGGTTATTTCCTGAAAGGTAAAAGCCTGATAAGCAAATGATTTTTTATTTCTATGTCGATAAGAAAGTGCATGATCATGCCTAATGGATAACTCACCATCAACGTATTTAAAAATATCATCAATGGCATTATAGAAATTATGGATTAGGTCTAAATCAGTATGAACAAGGTCAGGAATGTCATTCTCCATCATTCTGGCATATGTCATCACCATTCCTTTTGTAAGCTGTTCTTCAACCCTGAAAAAACTGGGATCAATCAAGGATTTTAAATATAGCATAAATGACAAACGTCCGTATCCCGGTAAATAATGCCTGGTTGATTTATTTAGGATCGCATCCAGATCATCGTTTGAGAAATTCACGAGCTCCCTGTAAGCTTTGATCAAATGAACGATCCGGGGATCTACCTCCTCCGAAATGGAGTCCAATTGTAAATGAAGCCTTTTTAATATATATACGATATTATTTTCCAGGGACTCAAGGCTAAATCGCTTGTTGATGACATTTCTGTTATGCGTTACGTCAATCATCCTGTTCTGCGGATAAAAGACATGGTCGGATATTCTTTCCACCAGGCGCTTTGGAATTTTAGAACCTTTAAACTCGAGTACGTTCAAACGCATTGACTCATCCAAATGACGGCCTATGACCTCGTCATATACCTCTCGAGGCTCGTATTGCCGGCAAAAAATAGGTGTACCACAAGCCGCGGCTTCTATGATAGGCAGTCCCCTTCCCTCAGTTTGACTCGGTAACAGGATCAAGGAAGCTACATCGTATAGCTGCTCAATGTCCAGTGGCTTTTTATACTTTTTTTTGAATTCGTTTTTATCAAACTCACTGAACAAAAACCCAAGCAGCACCTTAGATCTGAATTCTTTGGGAAGGTCTTTAAGAAAGTTTTTAAAATCCTTTTTTAGATCCTGATAATAATCCTGCTGGCCATGAGGAATGGGCCCCGAAACAATCAATGAAAGCGTTAATT
This DNA window, taken from Lutimonas zeaxanthinifaciens, encodes the following:
- a CDS encoding phosphodiester glycosidase family protein, with translation MIEKEKAKINKVLNDLHQEKINTWFDLGLFLDRFKEKKFKSSFEGDAQAFNDYLKKGGIAFITFYFTIDGITVETEKYAKSFKSIYPKIPVHYIAGEIKEEADELIPKDAFQKVIPQMEAFDAWPLYDDFFKIKMERGSVAYNELIGKFWKEVLVLVEALGSYIEENNISLLYLINVCSNPGNVSLALATVLISEYLGLPVINNNHDFYWEGGNREVDIKSKGLKRGPRDFFFHNAHVGEFFSLIEMIYPWESRSWMNVNINKIQQNHLIDINGHNPGNVALIGTAVDTKMHRMSKRDIIKAFMQVSSIFANKKDTITVHTAARHTKSERSLKPILLGYKTIKEFDFVNNNIVFLQPTRVISRKSIELNFKLIKRLFSYDSFCEKFITNPQLTLSLIVSGPIPHGQQDYYQDLKKDFKNFLKDLPKEFRSKVLLGFLFSEFDKNEFKKKYKKPLDIEQLYDVASLILLPSQTEGRGLPIIEAAACGTPIFCRQYEPREVYDEVIGRHLDESMRLNVLEFKGSKIPKRLVERISDHVFYPQNRMIDVTHNRNVINKRFSLESLENNIVYILKRLHLQLDSISEEVDPRIVHLIKAYRELVNFSNDDLDAILNKSTRHYLPGYGRLSFMLYLKSLIDPSFFRVEEQLTKGMVMTYARMMENDIPDLVHTDLDLIHNFYNAIDDIFKYVDGELSIRHDHALSYRHRNKKSFAYQAFTFQEITGLVNMIYHDVFKPKNLSDLTLAPQFFADWELALFQLTNSDFLGIDDRKMLTSKLKNNVPKGYFPGRYIKHELEYFVLQPIRAQLKLSIQEELTSDLLEERSKNLEKVYIFIHEPRITKWFSSANIREYLESGTEPELGLLYKTGVVQIVETKQWSEGVHFPQMGANAIRILRQIKESGGFIITNGEHAAMMTDIIEIDHFHIGKVIHEMTAKIMGIPKNSGFIQFVPAGVRTTLAYPTPVQTAKDFETLLKSDLFKELKDKIGEKDLMKRITSDAIENGTPLAQLLFQLKQGLEEGHKTERVRSSYAGGVYKDGLPWSGVLAEVDTKEYNWKFAAHIAEKKPKNVPALVREYKKKNNNPHKIELAWNGGYILNPELVGKLGLPETYIGSPLGLLVMDNKVFCPPLFNKPAFIIYKNGEVDIRKVNSKAGFKLIGQDDELVFPSANYNKHATAEPSYYDLSYPEEKIRGRGNVIIRVAGNIVKEVIKTKENEDVQVIPVGMTLSVPSKLFSEDFFEEGKALHMDLMEPENHPFRWSEILYAIEAGPMLIDGGSQVLDMEDEGWKTSNSIRTQAARLDFTDMRGPKIAVGITREGKLMVLMVNGRIRESVGATHFDMADILLKYGMDKAMGFDPGGSSTLVVDGEVMNISPYNKNYEKDIYALPPEPRFVANTIMGWIEE
- a CDS encoding helix-turn-helix domain-containing protein gives rise to the protein MQNIVNIETVSDYLDMRKMEVLHPLLGIVDFDQVPLEGKTGNRPDAIHFKCYAIFLKDAKGCKLKYGGKSYDYDEGTLVFVGPGQTIELGNYDADFIPKGYAVLFHPDLLLGTGLGKKIHNYSFFSYSSNEALHLSAKERKVILSLIDKIQFELDQSLDKYSKKLMVSNLELFLDYCTRFYDRQFLTRENVHKGALEKFDILLSDYFLSNKAQKEGLPSVGYFANQLHLSPNYFGDLIKKETGKSALDYIQSKIIDMAKEKIFDPDKSISEIAYELGFKYPQHFSRLFKNKVGHSPNQYRNLN